A genome region from Mercenaria mercenaria strain notata chromosome 11, MADL_Memer_1, whole genome shotgun sequence includes the following:
- the LOC123532968 gene encoding uncharacterized protein LOC123532968 isoform X1: protein MKSTVPAQRYTFSDGLFWMTQSPFGTMSSNCETAVCINGENDALLSEEVTNNKDDTLDKLYVNQCLFSIPKEQVRCIQYAVEIMINFLLTIIYENTLFSELVGSNKIVKRTLSFFKTKPSIHYAFSDRNLLKVGSFYEGTKNHYPDEFDFICVIADCSVNEYELMKAITAEMSDIFHLCLRDAVLNLFPMGTCIEFVRYVRLHGPASRLEFNYEHNNASSRKRSIFVDISPAVKVYTQNELPTEINVQYSDWKSIILATGSFLLLKVFSAGHPKHETKTKISITESEQYYVLMKMSEKHKKVYRLLKYILDNESIGEELRELIRSEENQISVVCCRVFYPRVVYEFPSYVIKTFMFHHCHHCNQRPDTIQSCFVSVLNSILKLIKTEQKYKVLCFWRKDRSFSVSVKTMTGEMIEIADSYDSSLKIKKYLKEIRKEIGNDSQADIIRNTEPTPLARKMVNVFQTHREKRKRRKACIRTTACVAVLCSFFILVIAFGYISFLSSSNDVEMRWCWNGTGYSEGINYTSNGDFNLPNLSRLNLSSIQSSVQRESVTGIPMSYLYCLEYEDTEVQEDLGTVSWANVSRIYYCGDKKTCNKDKLLYSKINNNSFAQEHICHTHDYESGFGSKMFNSSDRHSSQNEKQLTCWRTKTCLDMVERHYRFAGLLYEYKKRCTEHQSCLPAFFRNAKQLSCYESKHFQESATTTDTEICCCDRSHCTDPELDETSKLLGHILGIMYVVGVIIISLLCICGKLCLCLKCAICKHHGKGDQASLTFYAKRYEKRFSKMQRKRISSLIKYTKKQ, encoded by the exons ATGAAAAGCACCGTACCTGCCCAGCGATACACGTTTAGCG ATGGCCTTTTTTGGATGACACAGAGTCCATTTGGAACAATGTCTTCAAATTGTGAAACAGCTGTGTGTATAAATGGAGAAAACGATGCTCTTCTTTCCGAAGAAGTTACAAACAATAAAGATGACACCCTTGACAAGCTGTATGTAAACCAATGCTTATTTTCTATTCCAAAGGAGCAAGTTAGGTGCATTCAGTACGCAGTAGAAATAATGATTAATTTTTTACTGACGATAATATATGAAAACACTTTATTTAGTGAGTTGGTTGGTTCAAATAAGATAGTCAAACGAACTCTTTCGTTTTTTAAAACCAAACCAAGTATTCATTACGCATTCAGCGATAGAAATCTGTTGAAAGTCGGTAGCTTTTACGAAGGAACAAAGAATCATTATCCCGACGAGTTCGATTTTATATGTGTGATTGCTGATTGTAGTGTAAATGAATACGAGTTAATGAAGGCCATAACGGCTGAAATGtctgatatttttcacttgtgTTTGAGAGACGCCGTCTTAAATCTATTTCCGATGGGTACATGCATTGAGTTTGTCAGGTATGTACGCTTGCACGGTCCAGCCTCAAGACTTGAATTTAATTACGAACATAATAATGCCAGTAGCAGAAAACGAAGTATTTTTGTTGACATTTCTCCTGCCGTAAAAGTATATACGCAAAACGAATTGCCAACTGAGATAAATGTCCAGTATTCCGATTGGAAAAGCATTATTTTAGCCACGGGTAGTTTTCTCCTTCTTAAAGTCTTTAGCGCAGGACACCCAAAGCatgaaacaaagacaaaaatatcTATTACAGAATCGGAACAATATTATGTTTTGATGAAAATGTCGGAAAAGCATAAAAAAGTTTATAGACTGTTGAAATATATACTAGATAACGAATCGATAGGGGAGGAGCTACGAGAACTTATACGAAGTGAAGAAAATCAAATCAGTGTGGTGTGTTGCCGAGTGTTTTATCCAAGAGTTGTGTACGAATTTCCTTCTTACGTAATAAAGACATTTATGTTTCATCACTGTCATCATTGTAACCAACGTCCAGACACAATTCAAAGCTGTTTTGTAAGCGTTTTGAATAGCATTTTGAAACTAATTAAAACAGAGCAGAAATATAAAGTACTATGCTTTTGGCGTAAAGACAGATCGTTTTCAGTTTCTGTAAAGACCATGACAGGAGAAATGATTGAGATTGCTGATAGCTACGACTCGTCTCTTAAAATAAAGAAGTATCTAAAGGAAATTAGAAAAGAAATTGGAAATGATTCTCAGGCAGACATTATTCGAAATACTGAACCGACACCGCTGGCACGAAAGATGGTAAACGTCTTTCAAACTCATAGGGAGAAACGAAAAAGAAGGAAAGCGTGCATCAGAACTACAGCTTGCGTAGCTGTGCTGTGTTCATTTTTCATTCTTGTGATCGCGTTCGGgtacatttcatttttatcttcAAGCAATGACGTTGAAATGCGTTGGTGTTGGAACGGAACTGGTTATTCTGAGGGTATAAATTACACTTCTAATGGTGATTTCAATCTACCGAACTTGAGCCGGTTGAACCTGTCCAGCATTCAAAGTTCTGTACAGCGCGAGTCAGTAACAGGCATCCCAATGAGTTACTTATATTGCTTAGAGTATGAGGATACCGAGGTACAAGAAGACCTAGGAACAGTGTCATGGGCAAATGTGAGCAGAATATACTACTGTGGTGACAAGAAAACTTGCAATAAAGACAAGTTGTTATATTCCAAG ATTAACAATAATAGTTTTGCTCAGGAACACATATGTCACACGCATGATTATGAAAGCGGGTTTGGATCGAAGATGTTCAATTCATCAGACAGACACAGCAGTCAAAAcg aaaaacagttaaCATGTTGGCGAACAAAAACCTGTCTGGACATGGTGGAAAGGCATTATCGATTTGCTGGAttattatatgaatataaaaagagATGCACTGAACACCAAAGTTGTTTGCCGGCTTTCTTCAGAAACGCAAAACAGCTCAGTTGCTACGAATCTAAG CATTTTCAAGAAAGTGCTACGACGACTGACACTGAAATATGTTGTTGTGACAGAAGTCACTGTACTGACCCGGAGCTAGACGAAACTAGTAAACTGTTAGGACACATTCTGGGAATCATGTATGTCGTCGGTGTCATTATAATTTCGTTGTTATGTATATGTG GAAAgttatgtttatgtttaaagtGTGCGATTTGCAAACATCATGGAAAAGGGGATCAAGCATCGCTTACGTTCTATGCCAAAAGATATGAAAAGAGATTCTCAAAAATGCAGAGGAAAAGGATAAGttcattgataaaatacactaAGAAACAATAG
- the LOC123532968 gene encoding uncharacterized protein LOC123532968 isoform X2 produces MTQSPFGTMSSNCETAVCINGENDALLSEEVTNNKDDTLDKLYVNQCLFSIPKEQVRCIQYAVEIMINFLLTIIYENTLFSELVGSNKIVKRTLSFFKTKPSIHYAFSDRNLLKVGSFYEGTKNHYPDEFDFICVIADCSVNEYELMKAITAEMSDIFHLCLRDAVLNLFPMGTCIEFVRYVRLHGPASRLEFNYEHNNASSRKRSIFVDISPAVKVYTQNELPTEINVQYSDWKSIILATGSFLLLKVFSAGHPKHETKTKISITESEQYYVLMKMSEKHKKVYRLLKYILDNESIGEELRELIRSEENQISVVCCRVFYPRVVYEFPSYVIKTFMFHHCHHCNQRPDTIQSCFVSVLNSILKLIKTEQKYKVLCFWRKDRSFSVSVKTMTGEMIEIADSYDSSLKIKKYLKEIRKEIGNDSQADIIRNTEPTPLARKMVNVFQTHREKRKRRKACIRTTACVAVLCSFFILVIAFGYISFLSSSNDVEMRWCWNGTGYSEGINYTSNGDFNLPNLSRLNLSSIQSSVQRESVTGIPMSYLYCLEYEDTEVQEDLGTVSWANVSRIYYCGDKKTCNKDKLLYSKINNNSFAQEHICHTHDYESGFGSKMFNSSDRHSSQNEKQLTCWRTKTCLDMVERHYRFAGLLYEYKKRCTEHQSCLPAFFRNAKQLSCYESKHFQESATTTDTEICCCDRSHCTDPELDETSKLLGHILGIMYVVGVIIISLLCICGKLCLCLKCAICKHHGKGDQASLTFYAKRYEKRFSKMQRKRISSLIKYTKKQ; encoded by the exons ATGACACAGAGTCCATTTGGAACAATGTCTTCAAATTGTGAAACAGCTGTGTGTATAAATGGAGAAAACGATGCTCTTCTTTCCGAAGAAGTTACAAACAATAAAGATGACACCCTTGACAAGCTGTATGTAAACCAATGCTTATTTTCTATTCCAAAGGAGCAAGTTAGGTGCATTCAGTACGCAGTAGAAATAATGATTAATTTTTTACTGACGATAATATATGAAAACACTTTATTTAGTGAGTTGGTTGGTTCAAATAAGATAGTCAAACGAACTCTTTCGTTTTTTAAAACCAAACCAAGTATTCATTACGCATTCAGCGATAGAAATCTGTTGAAAGTCGGTAGCTTTTACGAAGGAACAAAGAATCATTATCCCGACGAGTTCGATTTTATATGTGTGATTGCTGATTGTAGTGTAAATGAATACGAGTTAATGAAGGCCATAACGGCTGAAATGtctgatatttttcacttgtgTTTGAGAGACGCCGTCTTAAATCTATTTCCGATGGGTACATGCATTGAGTTTGTCAGGTATGTACGCTTGCACGGTCCAGCCTCAAGACTTGAATTTAATTACGAACATAATAATGCCAGTAGCAGAAAACGAAGTATTTTTGTTGACATTTCTCCTGCCGTAAAAGTATATACGCAAAACGAATTGCCAACTGAGATAAATGTCCAGTATTCCGATTGGAAAAGCATTATTTTAGCCACGGGTAGTTTTCTCCTTCTTAAAGTCTTTAGCGCAGGACACCCAAAGCatgaaacaaagacaaaaatatcTATTACAGAATCGGAACAATATTATGTTTTGATGAAAATGTCGGAAAAGCATAAAAAAGTTTATAGACTGTTGAAATATATACTAGATAACGAATCGATAGGGGAGGAGCTACGAGAACTTATACGAAGTGAAGAAAATCAAATCAGTGTGGTGTGTTGCCGAGTGTTTTATCCAAGAGTTGTGTACGAATTTCCTTCTTACGTAATAAAGACATTTATGTTTCATCACTGTCATCATTGTAACCAACGTCCAGACACAATTCAAAGCTGTTTTGTAAGCGTTTTGAATAGCATTTTGAAACTAATTAAAACAGAGCAGAAATATAAAGTACTATGCTTTTGGCGTAAAGACAGATCGTTTTCAGTTTCTGTAAAGACCATGACAGGAGAAATGATTGAGATTGCTGATAGCTACGACTCGTCTCTTAAAATAAAGAAGTATCTAAAGGAAATTAGAAAAGAAATTGGAAATGATTCTCAGGCAGACATTATTCGAAATACTGAACCGACACCGCTGGCACGAAAGATGGTAAACGTCTTTCAAACTCATAGGGAGAAACGAAAAAGAAGGAAAGCGTGCATCAGAACTACAGCTTGCGTAGCTGTGCTGTGTTCATTTTTCATTCTTGTGATCGCGTTCGGgtacatttcatttttatcttcAAGCAATGACGTTGAAATGCGTTGGTGTTGGAACGGAACTGGTTATTCTGAGGGTATAAATTACACTTCTAATGGTGATTTCAATCTACCGAACTTGAGCCGGTTGAACCTGTCCAGCATTCAAAGTTCTGTACAGCGCGAGTCAGTAACAGGCATCCCAATGAGTTACTTATATTGCTTAGAGTATGAGGATACCGAGGTACAAGAAGACCTAGGAACAGTGTCATGGGCAAATGTGAGCAGAATATACTACTGTGGTGACAAGAAAACTTGCAATAAAGACAAGTTGTTATATTCCAAG ATTAACAATAATAGTTTTGCTCAGGAACACATATGTCACACGCATGATTATGAAAGCGGGTTTGGATCGAAGATGTTCAATTCATCAGACAGACACAGCAGTCAAAAcg aaaaacagttaaCATGTTGGCGAACAAAAACCTGTCTGGACATGGTGGAAAGGCATTATCGATTTGCTGGAttattatatgaatataaaaagagATGCACTGAACACCAAAGTTGTTTGCCGGCTTTCTTCAGAAACGCAAAACAGCTCAGTTGCTACGAATCTAAG CATTTTCAAGAAAGTGCTACGACGACTGACACTGAAATATGTTGTTGTGACAGAAGTCACTGTACTGACCCGGAGCTAGACGAAACTAGTAAACTGTTAGGACACATTCTGGGAATCATGTATGTCGTCGGTGTCATTATAATTTCGTTGTTATGTATATGTG GAAAgttatgtttatgtttaaagtGTGCGATTTGCAAACATCATGGAAAAGGGGATCAAGCATCGCTTACGTTCTATGCCAAAAGATATGAAAAGAGATTCTCAAAAATGCAGAGGAAAAGGATAAGttcattgataaaatacactaAGAAACAATAG